One window of Methanothermobacter thermautotrophicus genomic DNA carries:
- a CDS encoding tRNA-binding protein: protein MWDTSKDYRLMVAVKAVDLFRRTLESGGFRGQWKKKAALQAASEIERILQGLTYSYMEPEDLASSPEVTGIREKVEEIVEALGGEDWSRRFLEEAPREEREKVEENIARVRFSLNTLGNLDRRLMLGKISDPVIAVDIIAGEVMSVGGHPSADKLQVCNVNAGGRSIKVVTNDPDVREKDRVAVALLPPQNFMGVTSEGMFLGVDGVLRDVEGEPGEIPRGIPLEALNETRNLVEEFLKS, encoded by the coding sequence ATGTGGGATACCAGTAAGGATTACAGGCTCATGGTTGCAGTTAAGGCAGTTGACCTCTTCAGGAGAACCCTTGAATCCGGGGGATTCAGGGGACAGTGGAAGAAGAAGGCCGCCCTTCAGGCTGCCAGTGAAATCGAGAGGATACTTCAGGGCCTCACCTATTCCTACATGGAACCGGAGGACCTCGCCTCAAGTCCCGAGGTCACCGGGATCAGGGAGAAGGTTGAGGAGATAGTTGAGGCCCTGGGCGGTGAGGACTGGAGCCGGAGGTTCCTTGAGGAGGCCCCACGTGAGGAGAGGGAGAAAGTTGAGGAGAACATTGCAAGGGTGCGCTTCTCCCTGAACACCCTTGGAAACCTTGACAGGAGGCTCATGCTCGGAAAAATATCTGACCCTGTCATCGCAGTTGACATAATTGCCGGTGAGGTCATGAGCGTCGGTGGACACCCATCAGCAGATAAGCTGCAGGTGTGCAACGTGAATGCTGGTGGTAGGTCCATAAAGGTCGTCACCAATGACCCTGATGTCCGTGAGAAGGACCGTGTCGCTGTGGCCCTCCTACCCCCGCAGAACTTCATGGGCGTGACAAGCGAGGGGATGTTCCTCGGTGTTGATGGCGTTCTGAGGGATGTTGAAGGGGAACCAGGTGAAATACCCAGGGGGATACCCCTGGAGGCCCTTAACGAAACCCGAAACCTTGTTGAGGAGTTCCTGAAGAGTTAA
- a CDS encoding chitobiase/beta-hexosaminidase C-terminal domain-containing protein, protein MKDKYIVLPLLVLLAFAAGISGASAAAIPANAVNLTMHQNASDPTQIIVDVNYSDDLQDVDPTVAVDAKLELLEGNITGSTINWYYTGDLSGPSASYTVPEDVQTVWLSSFTGAPVPQGAAKLYMEDGRSYRWLFVVENATGKVFKVRASSVAFQLNSTGGIENETTLASTNLTVDLQPHFELSNLTVNPINGSAPLNVTVKVNVTNTGVAGDYTAELKINGEVKESREVTLGTGETEEVEFTCELPAGLYTITVGDLTPVTVTSTPAAPSASPASGIYRNNVTVTLTGPANSTIYYTTDGSTPTVNSTRYTVPLFLNKSTTLRFMAVVNGASSAISSASYTIMKPVTLTYYVKEKVKKWYKKWYRYRGKWRYKWRYYWTYRYVKRTSSYWQVA, encoded by the coding sequence TTGAAAGATAAATATATTGTGCTACCGTTACTGGTCCTGCTTGCATTTGCCGCAGGTATTTCAGGTGCATCAGCAGCAGCTATACCCGCCAATGCTGTTAACCTGACAATGCACCAGAACGCATCGGACCCCACGCAGATAATCGTTGACGTTAACTACAGTGATGACCTTCAGGACGTTGATCCTACAGTAGCAGTTGATGCAAAGCTTGAACTCCTTGAGGGTAACATCACAGGATCAACCATAAATTGGTACTACACGGGTGACCTCAGCGGACCCTCAGCAAGTTACACAGTACCGGAAGATGTTCAGACCGTCTGGCTCAGCTCCTTCACAGGTGCACCTGTACCCCAGGGGGCAGCAAAGCTCTACATGGAGGATGGAAGGAGTTACAGATGGCTCTTCGTCGTTGAGAATGCAACCGGTAAGGTCTTCAAGGTAAGGGCAAGTTCAGTGGCATTCCAGCTTAATTCAACCGGCGGAATTGAGAATGAAACTACACTGGCCAGCACCAACCTCACAGTGGACCTGCAACCACACTTCGAACTCTCAAACCTCACAGTTAACCCCATAAATGGCAGCGCACCCCTCAACGTGACAGTAAAGGTTAACGTCACAAACACTGGTGTTGCAGGGGACTACACAGCTGAGCTTAAGATCAACGGTGAGGTGAAGGAAAGCAGGGAAGTGACCCTTGGCACAGGAGAAACCGAAGAAGTGGAATTCACATGCGAGCTGCCAGCAGGACTCTACACCATTACCGTGGGCGACCTCACACCAGTGACAGTCACATCAACACCAGCAGCACCATCTGCAAGCCCTGCATCAGGAATATACCGCAACAATGTCACTGTGACACTCACAGGCCCTGCAAACTCAACAATATACTACACAACCGATGGCTCAACACCAACGGTCAACAGCACAAGGTACACAGTGCCACTGTTTCTAAACAAATCAACAACACTTCGATTCATGGCAGTTGTTAACGGCGCATCATCAGCGATATCCTCAGCAAGCTACACAATCATGAAGCCGGTGACCCTCACCTACTATGTCAAGGAGAAGGTGAAGAAGTGGTACAAGAAGTGGTACAGGTACCGCGGTAAATGGAGATACAAGTGGAGATACTACTGGACCTACAGGTACGTTAAGAGGACATCCAGCTACTGGCAGGTAGCATAA
- a CDS encoding radical SAM protein — protein MDEHGRCMLCEWRCGANRRDGERGVCGASETEIAYTSVSETLRSYSVTLLCCPFRCAYCNAYRISQYPQSGWIYRGHIEPEELALEAISVIESHGHISNLSFTGGEPSIHTPYIEEMVRRVKEEIDVSVILATNGFSTLEH, from the coding sequence ATGGATGAACATGGAAGATGCATGCTCTGCGAGTGGAGGTGCGGTGCAAATCGAAGGGATGGTGAAAGGGGCGTGTGCGGCGCATCAGAGACTGAAATAGCCTATACATCCGTCTCAGAAACCCTCAGAAGTTATTCAGTGACACTACTCTGCTGCCCATTCAGGTGCGCCTACTGTAACGCCTACCGTATATCCCAGTACCCCCAGTCTGGCTGGATCTACAGGGGACACATTGAACCAGAGGAACTTGCACTTGAGGCCATCAGCGTGATTGAATCACATGGGCACATTTCCAATCTCAGCTTCACAGGGGGAGAACCATCCATACACACTCCCTACATTGAGGAAATGGTAAGGCGAGTAAAGGAAGAAATTGATGTTAGTGTTATCCTCGCAACAAATGGATTCTCAACCCTGGAGCATTAA
- a CDS encoding aminopeptidase P family protein yields MNRIEYALENVHEEGERALITARENIYYLSGFMPTATAFLILQDEPALLVSEMDRESALAKSSVDVRTFRRLSDVGESLDLKGVLVEPATPVGILERLGIGGDFRVMDPVSDLRMVKDREELKKMEEALRIAEDSFRSLELVGSEIEIAARLDYSMRVAGSEEVSFDTIVASSVRSSIPHAVPAAETTGSPVLIDWGAVREGYHSDTTRTIVEGEREHEVLEMVLEAKRAGVRALKPGARACDVDSAVRGVIEEYGYGENFIHSTGHGVGLDVHEKPSLAAGDETILRRGMVLTVEPGIYIPGEFGVRVEDMVMVGGGVMNRLPDVLD; encoded by the coding sequence TTGAACAGGATCGAATATGCTCTTGAGAATGTTCATGAGGAGGGTGAAAGGGCCCTTATAACTGCAAGGGAGAATATATACTACCTCTCTGGATTCATGCCAACAGCCACAGCATTCCTGATCCTTCAGGATGAACCTGCACTCCTTGTGAGTGAAATGGATAGAGAATCAGCATTGGCGAAATCCTCTGTTGATGTGAGGACCTTCAGGAGGCTGTCGGATGTGGGTGAATCCCTTGACCTCAAAGGAGTACTTGTTGAGCCAGCAACCCCTGTGGGCATCCTTGAGAGGCTTGGAATAGGAGGGGACTTCAGGGTCATGGATCCGGTATCAGATCTCCGGATGGTCAAAGACCGGGAGGAACTTAAAAAAATGGAGGAGGCCCTCAGGATAGCAGAGGACTCATTCAGAAGCCTTGAACTTGTGGGGAGTGAAATTGAAATAGCTGCCAGACTGGATTACAGTATGCGTGTAGCTGGTTCTGAGGAGGTCTCCTTTGACACCATAGTGGCATCCTCGGTGAGGTCAAGCATCCCCCATGCGGTGCCAGCAGCAGAGACAACCGGATCACCGGTACTCATCGACTGGGGGGCTGTAAGGGAAGGCTACCACTCTGACACCACAAGGACAATCGTTGAGGGTGAAAGGGAACATGAAGTACTTGAAATGGTCCTTGAAGCTAAACGGGCAGGGGTGAGGGCCCTTAAGCCGGGTGCAAGGGCATGTGATGTTGATAGTGCTGTAAGGGGCGTTATAGAGGAATATGGGTACGGTGAGAACTTCATACACTCGACAGGTCATGGGGTGGGGCTGGATGTCCATGAGAAACCATCCCTGGCAGCCGGTGATGAGACGATCCTCAGGAGGGGGATGGTCCTGACGGTGGAACCAGGCATATACATCCCTGGCGAGTTCGGGGTGCGGGTTGAGGATATGGTGATGGTTGGTGGGGGTGTTATGAACCGCCTGCCTGATGTCCTGGATTGA
- the ercA gene encoding alcohol dehydrogenase-like regulatory protein ErcA — MKLGELRKFVTSEFVFGEGARFFAGRYALNLGAERVLLVTDRGLIKGTGLVDDVGSSLDDEGLEYVIFDDVTPNPRDHEVMEGAAVFDAEECNMIVALGGGSPIDCAKAIGAAVSNRMHVLDFEGVDMIPTPSVPIICIPTTAGTGADVSQFAIILDTSRMVKIAIISKAMVPDASLIDPETTVTMDRKLTAATGMDALAHAIEAYVSNASFHLTDLNALDAIRIIGRCLPSAVDEPENMEYREAMMLASLEAGLAFSNASLGLVHAMAHSLGGKLDMPHGEANALLLEHVIEFNYPGATERYLEIARAMGLSGSGPGELTEYIGEFRSHLGIDMTLRDLGVREEDIPGLAETSMRDPCIVTNPVKPSREDVETIFRRAL; from the coding sequence GTGAAGTTGGGGGAACTTAGGAAATTCGTTACAAGTGAATTCGTATTTGGGGAAGGGGCAAGGTTTTTTGCTGGGAGATACGCCCTGAACCTCGGAGCCGAGAGGGTCCTCCTTGTGACCGACAGGGGATTAATAAAGGGGACTGGCCTTGTTGATGATGTCGGCTCATCCCTTGATGATGAGGGCCTCGAGTACGTCATTTTTGATGATGTCACGCCCAACCCCCGTGACCATGAGGTCATGGAGGGGGCTGCGGTCTTCGATGCCGAGGAATGCAACATGATAGTTGCCCTGGGTGGTGGAAGCCCCATTGACTGTGCAAAGGCCATAGGGGCGGCTGTATCAAACAGGATGCATGTGCTTGACTTTGAGGGTGTTGATATGATCCCCACCCCATCGGTTCCAATAATATGCATCCCAACCACTGCAGGGACAGGGGCGGATGTCTCCCAGTTTGCAATCATCCTCGACACCAGCAGGATGGTGAAGATTGCCATCATAAGCAAGGCAATGGTACCAGACGCATCACTCATAGACCCTGAGACCACCGTCACCATGGACAGGAAACTCACAGCTGCAACAGGTATGGATGCCCTTGCCCATGCCATCGAGGCCTATGTATCCAATGCGAGCTTCCATCTGACAGACCTCAACGCCCTGGACGCCATCAGGATCATAGGCAGGTGCCTCCCATCTGCCGTTGATGAACCAGAAAACATGGAGTACCGCGAGGCTATGATGCTTGCAAGCCTCGAGGCTGGCCTTGCATTCTCAAATGCCAGCCTGGGACTTGTCCATGCAATGGCCCACAGCCTCGGAGGAAAACTTGACATGCCCCACGGCGAGGCCAATGCACTGCTCCTTGAGCATGTGATAGAATTCAACTACCCTGGAGCCACTGAAAGGTACCTTGAAATCGCGCGGGCGATGGGCCTAAGTGGTTCAGGGCCCGGTGAACTCACCGAGTACATTGGAGAGTTCAGATCCCACCTAGGGATCGATATGACCCTCAGGGACCTGGGGGTCAGGGAGGAGGACATACCCGGCCTTGCAGAGACCTCCATGAGGGATCCCTGCATTGTAACAAACCCTGTGAAGCCCTCCCGTGAAGATGTTGAGACCATATTCAGGAGGGCCCTCTGA
- a CDS encoding site-2 protease family protein — protein sequence MVRFSRGEVRDILVSMVVIAGVFAYVFSGKNIAAALVLLPATLITVGLGFVLHEIAHKLMAIRYGYWAEYRLWPEGLLLALVTAYFGFVFAAPGAVYIHGSYIERDVNGKISLAGPLTNILLAIMFLMVSTLLPSPLNQVAFLGYAVNSFLALFNLIPLAVLDGAKVFRWNPLIWLLAAAAAFGLTFNSMLSG from the coding sequence ATGGTTAGATTCAGCAGGGGAGAGGTCAGGGACATTCTCGTGTCCATGGTTGTAATTGCAGGCGTATTCGCCTACGTCTTCTCAGGAAAGAACATTGCGGCTGCACTGGTTCTCCTTCCAGCAACCCTTATAACGGTTGGCCTTGGATTTGTCCTCCACGAGATAGCCCATAAACTGATGGCCATAAGGTACGGTTACTGGGCAGAATACAGGTTATGGCCTGAGGGCCTTCTACTTGCACTGGTAACAGCCTACTTCGGATTTGTATTTGCAGCACCCGGGGCGGTCTACATCCATGGCAGCTACATTGAGAGGGATGTGAACGGTAAGATATCCCTTGCAGGACCCCTAACAAATATACTCCTCGCGATCATGTTCCTCATGGTATCCACGCTACTCCCATCACCCCTAAACCAGGTGGCATTCCTTGGATACGCTGTTAACAGCTTCCTGGCCCTTTTCAACCTCATACCCCTCGCAGTGCTAGATGGGGCCAAGGTTTTCAGGTGGAACCCCCTGATATGGCTTCTGGCAGCTGCGG
- a CDS encoding aspartate dehydrogenase, with amino-acid sequence MMVGIVGCGAIANLITGFVRDGRVPVKLGFFYDRDLERAENLASMVDGRAVLDVADMLSDVDLVVEAASPEAVRDLVPEILEAGKDVVVMSVGALMDPELRKMLVELASMNDATIHVPSGAIVGLDGLKAASMGNIESVKLVTRKPPRSLGISMDEKKVLYRGRASEAVKKFPLNINVAAALSLACNRDIDVEIIADPAVDRNVHEVTVRGDFGEFKTITENVRCSVNPKTSVMAAYSAIKLLKSLSENMHIGT; translated from the coding sequence ATGATGGTGGGTATAGTTGGCTGCGGCGCAATAGCCAACCTCATCACGGGTTTCGTGAGGGATGGCAGGGTACCGGTTAAACTCGGCTTCTTCTATGACAGGGACCTTGAGCGGGCAGAGAACCTTGCCTCAATGGTTGATGGGAGGGCAGTGCTCGATGTTGCCGACATGCTCTCTGATGTGGACCTCGTGGTTGAGGCCGCTTCGCCGGAGGCAGTGAGGGACCTTGTCCCGGAGATACTTGAGGCAGGGAAGGATGTTGTTGTCATGAGCGTAGGGGCCCTCATGGACCCTGAACTCAGAAAGATGCTGGTTGAACTGGCATCCATGAATGATGCAACGATCCATGTCCCATCAGGAGCCATAGTGGGCCTTGACGGTCTCAAGGCCGCATCCATGGGGAACATTGAATCTGTTAAACTCGTCACAAGGAAACCTCCAAGGTCACTGGGAATAAGCATGGATGAGAAGAAGGTCCTCTACAGGGGCAGGGCATCCGAGGCCGTTAAGAAGTTCCCGCTTAACATTAATGTTGCCGCGGCCCTCAGCCTTGCATGCAACCGTGACATTGATGTTGAGATAATAGCCGACCCTGCAGTTGACCGCAACGTCCATGAGGTGACGGTCAGGGGGGATTTCGGTGAGTTCAAGACAATAACAGAGAATGTCCGCTGCTCTGTTAACCCCAAAACCAGTGTTATGGCGGCATACTCAGCAATAAAACTCCTCAAGTCACTCAGCGAAAACATGCACATTGGAACATGA
- a CDS encoding type II secretion system F family protein — MAVLPSALKPLSDALENIIPDRLLLRLQETLIRTGLYVKASEIVTLAFLGGALFAVLASVVAALIGLNIILAVLIGFSLPSIMLGAYIFIMMERRVDAIEQSTPDFLRQIASLLRAGVGLESALEDVSKQGEGPLYDELKRAVIEIKIGRTFDEAILSMSERLKSKNLDRTFRMILEGRRAGGSLSDVIETVAEDLRAVLALKRERKANVMMSVMFLIVAAIIAAPFALGMIMVYSGFMESVGKPNPILGAAKIAASGYIIIHSIIAGLLIGIIMYGSARKGVKFAVPLSIMAYAIFYVIGSFGMTLVSSMAP, encoded by the coding sequence ATGGCAGTACTACCAAGTGCACTGAAACCCTTGAGCGATGCCCTTGAGAACATAATACCTGATAGGCTGCTCCTGAGGCTGCAGGAGACCCTGATAAGGACAGGCCTCTATGTAAAGGCATCAGAGATAGTAACCCTGGCATTCCTTGGAGGGGCCCTCTTCGCGGTTCTCGCATCTGTTGTCGCAGCTCTTATCGGTTTAAACATTATCCTCGCAGTTTTAATAGGATTCTCTCTCCCATCAATAATGCTGGGTGCATACATTTTTATCATGATGGAGAGGCGCGTTGATGCCATAGAACAGTCAACACCGGACTTCCTGAGGCAGATAGCCTCCCTCCTGAGGGCAGGTGTGGGACTTGAATCAGCCCTTGAGGATGTGTCCAAACAGGGAGAGGGACCCCTCTATGATGAACTTAAGAGGGCTGTTATTGAGATAAAGATTGGTAGAACATTCGATGAGGCCATACTCTCAATGAGCGAGCGCCTGAAGTCAAAAAACCTTGACAGGACCTTCAGAATGATACTTGAGGGCAGAAGGGCTGGTGGAAGTCTATCAGATGTTATTGAGACTGTTGCAGAGGACCTGAGGGCGGTACTCGCACTTAAGAGGGAGAGGAAGGCCAACGTCATGATGTCAGTCATGTTCCTTATCGTAGCAGCCATAATCGCAGCGCCCTTCGCCCTGGGGATGATAATGGTCTACTCAGGTTTCATGGAGTCAGTCGGGAAACCAAACCCCATACTGGGGGCTGCAAAGATCGCTGCTTCAGGCTACATAATAATACACTCCATAATAGCAGGGCTCCTGATAGGCATCATAATGTATGGGAGTGCAAGGAAGGGTGTTAAATTCGCTGTTCCGCTTTCCATAATGGCATATGCAATATTCTATGTGATAGGAAGTTTCGGAATGACACTTGTAAGTAGCATGGCACCATAG
- a CDS encoding class III signal peptide-containing protein, with translation MFEVIADESGQGSAELILVFGGIIVIVTVAVVWYRNYVRGSETAMNSDVQNVTNSIKGLKSKF, from the coding sequence TTGTTTGAAGTAATTGCCGATGAATCAGGTCAGGGATCCGCTGAACTCATACTTGTATTCGGGGGTATAATAGTCATCGTAACAGTGGCGGTTGTATGGTACCGTAACTATGTCAGGGGATCTGAAACAGCCATGAACTCTGATGTCCAGAATGTTACAAACTCGATAAAGGGACTTAAGAGCAAGTTCTAG
- a CDS encoding lactaldehyde dehydrogenase, whose product MEMIIDGEGAGGDRIFTVRNPFNGDEVDTVPLAGRNDVERAIMAAHRARDAMADLSARKISEKLYDVADELKAEMDGFARLITLESGKPIRFSRDEVKRSVETARLCAEEAGRLYGESIPMDAGIGGRGLLGFTLRIPLGVVAAITPFNYPLNLAIHKVGAALAAGNTTILKPSLEAPLSALKLAWILSQHFPAGAVNAVTGRGSEVGDVIIDSPLIDKISFTGSVEVGRYISGRASMKRVTLELGGNDPLIVMDDADVDSAVEAAARGSYLYSGQVCIAVKRMIVHEDVADEFADKLVDRTKGLRAGDPMDMGTDVGPLINEGAAREVERVILAAVEDGAELLCGGSRRGNFVEPTVLDRVLPGMEVVERETFGPVSPIIRFADADEAIEIANGTCYALQAGVFTENIRTALRMATEIEAGTVLVNKQPTFRVDHMPFGGFKCSGMGKEGVKYAIRDMTRTKLIVLNGN is encoded by the coding sequence ATGGAGATGATTATTGATGGTGAAGGGGCTGGAGGAGATAGAATCTTCACAGTCAGGAACCCCTTCAATGGGGATGAGGTGGATACAGTTCCACTTGCGGGTCGAAATGATGTTGAGAGGGCCATCATGGCGGCCCACCGGGCCAGGGATGCAATGGCTGACCTATCGGCCAGGAAGATATCTGAGAAACTCTATGACGTTGCGGATGAACTGAAGGCAGAGATGGATGGGTTTGCAAGGCTGATAACCCTTGAGTCAGGTAAACCCATAAGGTTCTCACGTGACGAGGTTAAGAGGTCAGTTGAAACTGCCCGGCTGTGTGCAGAGGAGGCAGGAAGGCTCTACGGTGAATCCATCCCCATGGATGCGGGTATAGGTGGAAGGGGCCTCCTGGGCTTCACTCTCAGGATACCCCTGGGGGTTGTGGCTGCGATAACCCCCTTCAACTATCCCCTCAACCTTGCAATACACAAGGTTGGAGCGGCCCTTGCAGCAGGCAACACCACGATCCTGAAGCCATCCCTTGAGGCCCCCCTATCTGCACTGAAGCTTGCATGGATCCTCAGCCAGCACTTCCCGGCTGGCGCTGTTAACGCTGTAACAGGGAGGGGCTCAGAGGTGGGGGATGTTATCATCGACAGCCCCCTCATTGATAAGATAAGCTTCACTGGAAGTGTTGAGGTTGGGAGGTACATATCTGGAAGGGCCTCCATGAAGAGGGTTACACTTGAACTGGGAGGCAATGACCCCCTAATTGTTATGGATGACGCTGATGTTGACTCTGCAGTGGAGGCCGCTGCGAGGGGCTCCTACCTCTACTCTGGACAGGTCTGCATAGCTGTTAAGCGGATGATAGTCCATGAGGACGTGGCCGACGAGTTCGCAGATAAGCTCGTGGATAGAACGAAGGGGTTGAGGGCTGGAGACCCCATGGATATGGGAACCGATGTGGGCCCCCTGATAAATGAGGGTGCTGCCAGGGAGGTTGAGAGGGTTATCCTGGCTGCGGTTGAGGATGGAGCCGAGCTCCTCTGTGGCGGTTCAAGGAGGGGTAACTTTGTTGAACCCACCGTGCTGGACCGTGTGCTGCCAGGGATGGAGGTTGTTGAAAGGGAAACCTTTGGCCCGGTATCCCCGATAATAAGGTTTGCAGATGCTGATGAGGCCATAGAAATTGCCAACGGGACCTGCTATGCCCTCCAGGCAGGTGTCTTCACAGAGAACATAAGGACAGCCCTGAGGATGGCCACTGAAATTGAGGCCGGCACAGTTCTTGTAAACAAGCAGCCCACCTTCCGGGTTGACCACATGCCCTTCGGCGGATTCAAGTGCAGTGGGATGGGTAAGGAGGGTGTGAAGTACGCAATAAGGGACATGACACGCACAAAGCTGATAGTGCTCAATGGAAACTGA
- a CDS encoding sensor histidine kinase gives MSDRDWETLREKIIGFGEKSVRKSYYPRLQESMAELERFRKLLDCTDDAIFLVKIPGGELVDANRSACERLGYSTRNIPGHAVYDLLPPEIHDTFRRILDGEDDKVTLEGHLLKRDGEEVPVEIKVNILDFKGDRYAVLVARDITERLRMESELMKSLREKEVLLSEIHHRVKNNLQIISSLLSLQSHCTDDPSCRAILSESQDRIRSMALIHEQLYRSGDFSSIDFSSYASRLLKNLRRSYAPEKDIELSLETESVKLGLETSIPLGLILSELVTNALKHAFKGRDNGSITVKFKRDDDYCVLEVIDDGVGFKEDELRNSPSLGFKLVEILTEQLDGSLKYSGENGGLFRIRFREPLYRDRMGD, from the coding sequence ATGTCTGATAGGGACTGGGAAACACTCAGGGAGAAGATAATCGGATTCGGTGAAAAGTCCGTAAGGAAAAGCTACTACCCCCGACTTCAGGAGTCAATGGCCGAACTTGAGAGGTTCAGGAAACTCCTTGACTGCACAGATGACGCCATATTCCTTGTTAAAATCCCTGGCGGGGAACTCGTGGACGCCAACCGTTCAGCCTGTGAAAGGCTAGGATACTCCACCAGGAACATACCCGGACACGCGGTATATGACCTCCTGCCCCCAGAAATCCACGATACATTTAGGAGGATACTGGATGGTGAGGATGATAAGGTTACCCTGGAGGGCCATCTGCTTAAGAGGGATGGCGAGGAGGTGCCCGTCGAGATAAAGGTAAACATACTTGACTTTAAGGGTGACAGATACGCTGTCCTGGTTGCTAGGGATATAACCGAGAGGCTGAGGATGGAGTCAGAGCTTATGAAATCCCTGAGGGAGAAGGAGGTCCTGCTGAGTGAGATACACCACAGGGTCAAGAACAACCTCCAGATAATATCAAGTCTTCTCAGCCTCCAGAGCCATTGCACCGATGACCCCTCATGCAGGGCCATCCTTTCAGAGAGCCAGGACAGGATAAGGTCAATGGCACTCATACATGAACAGCTCTACCGCTCAGGGGACTTCAGTTCCATAGACTTCTCATCCTATGCTTCAAGACTCCTTAAGAACCTTAGAAGGTCATACGCCCCTGAAAAGGACATCGAGTTATCACTGGAAACTGAAAGTGTGAAGCTCGGCCTTGAAACATCAATACCCCTGGGGCTCATACTCAGCGAACTGGTGACCAATGCCCTCAAACATGCATTTAAGGGAAGGGATAATGGTAGTATAACTGTCAAATTTAAAAGGGATGATGATTACTGCGTCCTTGAGGTCATAGATGATGGTGTGGGATTCAAGGAGGATGAACTAAGGAACAGCCCCTCACTGGGCTTTAAACTTGTTGAAATACTCACCGAACAGCTGGACGGATCATTGAAATACTCTGGAGAGAATGGAGGGCTCTTCAGGATAAGGTTCAGGGAGCCCCTCTACAGGGACAGAATGGGTGATTAA
- a CDS encoding PRC-barrel domain-containing protein, whose amino-acid sequence MVELSSLYGLEIYTSRGKYVGRVQDVVLNIKKGRVSTLKVRPMRHDKKNVGIKDVLKTSIRIVPESDEIRPIQEEGIIDINYDRVQAVGDILIISPEVSVEKKVNPLES is encoded by the coding sequence ATGGTTGAATTATCCAGTTTATATGGACTTGAAATATACACATCAAGGGGTAAGTACGTTGGAAGGGTCCAGGATGTTGTCCTCAACATCAAGAAGGGACGCGTCTCAACCCTCAAGGTGAGGCCAATGAGGCATGACAAGAAGAACGTGGGCATAAAGGATGTCCTCAAGACAAGCATAAGGATAGTGCCTGAATCCGATGAGATAAGGCCCATACAGGAGGAGGGCATCATAGACATAAACTATGACAGGGTACAGGCAGTTGGGGATATACTGATAATATCACCCGAGGTCTCAGTGGAGAAGAAAGTGAATCCCCTTGAATCCTGA
- a CDS encoding HIT family protein produces the protein MFPLASCEYCGLDGYYGRELARTRHWIIYLAPSQRYLGACVVALRRKCRDLSELSGEEWADFAGVLRGLESALRELFNPDLFNWSCFKNSAFRSEDPDPEVHWHFHPRYRRSVSFAGETFIDREFGHIPLPIEVKVPGPVMDELEGIMREMIGKHLSSWID, from the coding sequence GTGTTTCCTTTGGCTTCCTGTGAATACTGTGGCCTGGATGGTTACTATGGGCGTGAGCTTGCCAGAACACGGCACTGGATAATATACCTTGCACCCAGTCAGCGGTACCTTGGAGCATGCGTAGTGGCCCTCAGGAGGAAGTGCAGGGACCTTTCGGAGCTCTCAGGTGAGGAGTGGGCCGATTTTGCCGGGGTTCTGAGGGGCCTTGAGTCTGCCCTGAGGGAACTTTTCAATCCGGACCTCTTCAACTGGAGCTGCTTTAAGAACTCTGCCTTCAGATCAGAGGATCCAGACCCCGAGGTGCACTGGCACTTCCATCCAAGGTACCGCAGAAGTGTCAGTTTTGCAGGTGAAACCTTCATTGACAGGGAGTTTGGTCACATACCCCTCCCCATTGAGGTTAAGGTCCCGGGGCCGGTGATGGATGAACTTGAAGGCATAATGAGGGAGATGATAGGTAAGCATCTGTCCTCATGGATTGATTAG